One window of the Paenibacillus beijingensis genome contains the following:
- a CDS encoding PstS family phosphate ABC transporter substrate-binding protein: protein MLFNGKHKGFLFTLMVLTLVIVSACGNNSGSGEQDAANQTNTSGSTNTAALSGTIEIDGSSTVFPLTEAVAEEFGKENGDVRVTVGTSGTGGGFKRFCNGEIAISDASRPIKDEEAAACKEKGIEHIELSVAYDGLSVVVNKENDFVDKLTVEELNKIFDSGSTVKTWADVRSGWPAEEIKMFSPGADSGTYDYFNEEILDKKGIRNDAQISFSEDDNTLVQGVTGNKFGIGYFGFAYFEENQDKLKVVPIDAGKGAVAPTQETIKDGSYAPLSRPLFIYINKKEMERPEVKAFAEYYIANIGKLTTEVGYIPLPDDKYKEEAAKLQG from the coding sequence ATGTTGTTTAACGGTAAACACAAGGGGTTCTTATTCACGCTGATGGTTCTGACTCTTGTCATTGTTTCTGCTTGCGGTAATAATAGCGGTTCAGGAGAACAAGATGCTGCAAACCAGACAAACACAAGCGGCTCGACGAATACAGCAGCACTGTCCGGTACGATTGAAATCGATGGTTCCAGTACTGTTTTTCCACTGACGGAAGCGGTAGCTGAAGAGTTCGGCAAAGAGAACGGCGATGTGCGCGTCACGGTCGGAACATCGGGTACCGGCGGCGGATTCAAACGCTTCTGTAACGGCGAGATCGCAATCAGCGACGCTTCCCGCCCGATCAAAGACGAAGAAGCTGCAGCATGTAAAGAAAAGGGCATCGAACATATCGAATTGTCGGTCGCTTATGACGGTCTGTCCGTAGTCGTGAACAAAGAAAATGACTTTGTCGATAAGTTAACGGTTGAGGAACTGAACAAAATCTTCGATTCGGGCAGCACGGTTAAAACGTGGGCTGACGTTCGCTCCGGCTGGCCGGCTGAAGAAATCAAGATGTTCTCCCCTGGTGCTGACTCCGGTACGTATGACTATTTCAATGAAGAAATTCTTGATAAAAAAGGTATCCGCAACGATGCGCAAATTAGCTTCAGCGAAGACGACAATACGCTCGTGCAAGGTGTTACAGGCAACAAATTTGGTATCGGCTACTTTGGATTTGCCTACTTCGAGGAAAACCAGGACAAGCTGAAAGTCGTTCCGATTGATGCAGGCAAAGGTGCGGTCGCACCGACTCAGGAAACGATTAAAGACGGTTCGTATGCTCCGCTTTCCCGTCCGTTGTTCATCTATATCAATAAGAAAGAAATGGAACGTCCTGAAGTTAAAGCTTTCGCTGAATATTATATTGCCAATATCGGCAAGTTGACTACCGAAGTCGGTTACATTCCGCTTCCTGATGACAAATATAAAGAAGAAGCAGCGAAGCTGCAGGGATAA
- a CDS encoding TerC family protein, with translation MKMEFWAGLIELILINIVLSGDNAVVVALACRKLPAQQQKKAVLWGSIGAIVLRVLLTFAAVWLLHIPYVQLAGALMLLYIAVTLLKKDDGEDHVEAGNKLSDAIRTIVVADLVMSLDNVLAMAGAAQGNLLLIIIGLLITIPLIVVASNVLMRIMERYPVIVMIGSAVLGYTAGEMVLSDKGVGNRMEGLLPAADLVIPIALALLVVIAGWLMNKWQSRHGNARGMERKAG, from the coding sequence ATGAAAATGGAATTTTGGGCCGGATTGATTGAATTGATCCTGATCAATATTGTGCTAAGCGGTGATAATGCGGTTGTCGTTGCGCTTGCATGCCGCAAGCTGCCCGCGCAGCAGCAAAAAAAGGCGGTTTTGTGGGGCAGCATCGGGGCAATCGTACTGCGGGTGCTGCTTACATTTGCCGCGGTCTGGCTCCTTCACATTCCATATGTTCAGCTGGCAGGGGCGCTTATGCTGCTCTATATCGCCGTAACGCTGCTTAAAAAGGATGACGGTGAAGATCATGTCGAGGCAGGAAACAAGCTTAGCGACGCCATTCGTACGATCGTCGTCGCCGATCTGGTGATGAGTTTGGACAACGTGCTGGCGATGGCCGGAGCCGCGCAGGGCAATCTGCTGCTCATCATCATCGGGCTCCTCATCACGATTCCGCTTATTGTCGTCGCGAGCAACGTGCTGATGCGAATCATGGAACGGTACCCGGTTATCGTTATGATCGGCTCGGCTGTGCTCGGATATACGGCAGGTGAAATGGTTCTCAGCGACAAAGGCGTCGGGAACAGGATGGAAGGGCTGCTTCCCGCGGCCGACCTCGTTATACCGATTGCGCTTGCTCTGCTTGTCGTAATCGCCGGCTGGCTGATGAACAAATGGCAGTCAAGGCACGGAAACGCACGCGGCATGGAGCGGAAGGCCGGCTGA
- the pstC gene encoding phosphate ABC transporter permease subunit PstC produces the protein MDGERLHNIKAASIAGKEAYSFKNKKVSVLNKVMPYLLFLCAAVSILTTIGIVYTLISETYQFFVKIPFIDFITGTKWSPLIEPKSFGILPLLSGTLMITFIACIVALPIGLASAIYLSEYATARVRKIVKPILEVLAGVPTIVYGYFALTFITPIIRGINPDISVFNALSAGIAVGIMTIPMVSSLSEDAMSAVPRSLRDGAYALGATKLEVALRIVVPAALSGIVASFVLAFSRAIGETMIVTVAAGATPKLTANPLESIQTMTAYIVQVSLGDTPHGSVEYGTIFAVGITLFVITLLLNIFAQFMAKRFREEY, from the coding sequence ATGGATGGTGAACGTTTGCACAACATTAAAGCTGCCAGTATTGCCGGTAAGGAAGCGTACAGTTTTAAAAATAAGAAAGTTTCCGTTCTGAACAAGGTCATGCCGTATCTGCTCTTCCTTTGTGCAGCTGTTTCCATACTTACGACGATTGGTATCGTTTATACATTGATTTCGGAAACCTATCAATTTTTCGTAAAAATACCGTTTATCGATTTTATAACGGGAACCAAGTGGTCGCCGCTTATAGAACCGAAATCGTTTGGCATTCTTCCCCTTCTTTCCGGGACGCTTATGATTACCTTTATCGCATGTATTGTCGCACTTCCGATCGGTCTGGCCAGTGCGATTTATTTAAGCGAGTATGCAACGGCTCGCGTGCGTAAAATTGTAAAACCGATTCTGGAAGTACTGGCAGGGGTTCCGACCATTGTATACGGATATTTTGCCTTGACCTTCATTACACCGATCATTAGGGGCATCAATCCGGATATCAGTGTTTTCAACGCATTAAGCGCGGGGATCGCTGTCGGCATTATGACGATTCCGATGGTATCCTCTCTCAGTGAAGATGCGATGAGCGCCGTACCGCGCAGTCTGCGCGACGGAGCCTATGCGCTTGGTGCTACAAAGCTCGAAGTGGCGCTGCGAATCGTCGTTCCGGCTGCTTTGTCGGGTATCGTCGCTTCTTTCGTACTCGCGTTCTCCCGTGCTATCGGGGAAACGATGATCGTAACCGTAGCAGCAGGCGCGACCCCGAAATTGACCGCCAATCCGCTGGAGAGCATCCAGACGATGACGGCTTATATCGTACAAGTAAGTTTAGGGGATACGCCTCATGGCTCAGTCGAATACGGCACCATTTTTGCCGTGGGCATCACTTTGTTCGTCATTACTTTACTGCTGAATATTTTTGCTCAGTTTATGGCGAAACGATTCCGGGAGGAGTATTAA
- a CDS encoding carbohydrate ABC transporter permease, translating to MNDTQARKPRRLSSTAIFIFFCLVPALIPVLLFTYYPIFKGIVMAFQNYSLFNLNDIRFIGFDNFRTVLQDPSLPTILKNTASWVFISLILQFGIGFLLALLLYKKFPGRGVYQGLIFYSWAMSGFLIGIIWRWMFNGQIGVINDLLLKWGLISERIGFLSDPKWAMISVITANVWYGVAFFAIMLMAAMQSIPEELFEAADMDGAGWFKKLFHVIVPYILPTIITTSALRVIWIFNFPDIIYAMTNGGPANSTHILSTFMLDKIVFNGDYGLASAIGVIAIILLLLYTMFYLFATRASKAGDF from the coding sequence GTGAACGACACGCAAGCCCGTAAACCTCGTCGATTGAGCAGTACCGCGATCTTTATTTTTTTCTGTCTGGTACCGGCGCTTATTCCCGTTCTTTTATTTACTTACTATCCGATTTTCAAAGGCATCGTGATGGCCTTTCAAAATTATTCTTTATTCAATTTGAACGATATCCGATTTATCGGTTTCGATAATTTCCGAACGGTTTTGCAGGATCCGAGCCTTCCGACGATCTTGAAAAATACGGCTTCTTGGGTATTTATTTCGCTCATACTCCAGTTTGGAATCGGCTTTCTGCTCGCGCTGCTGCTGTACAAGAAGTTTCCGGGCAGAGGTGTTTATCAAGGTCTTATCTTTTATTCGTGGGCGATGTCCGGCTTTCTGATCGGCATCATTTGGCGCTGGATGTTCAACGGCCAAATCGGCGTCATTAACGATCTGCTGCTGAAGTGGGGATTGATTTCGGAACGCATCGGATTTCTGTCCGACCCGAAATGGGCGATGATTTCGGTCATTACGGCCAACGTCTGGTACGGCGTCGCTTTCTTTGCCATCATGCTGATGGCCGCAATGCAGTCCATTCCCGAAGAGCTGTTTGAAGCGGCGGATATGGACGGGGCGGGCTGGTTCAAAAAGCTGTTTCACGTCATCGTTCCGTATATTTTGCCGACGATTATTACGACCAGCGCGCTGCGGGTCATCTGGATTTTCAACTTCCCGGATATTATTTATGCGATGACGAACGGCGGGCCTGCCAACTCGACGCATATTTTGTCCACATTCATGCTCGATAAAATCGTGTTTAACGGCGATTACGGCTTGGCGAGCGCGATCGGCGTCATTGCCATCATTTTGCTGCTGCTGTACACGATGTTCTATCTCTTTGCGACAAGGGCAAGTAAGGCAGGTGACTTTTAA
- the pstA gene encoding phosphate ABC transporter permease PstA has protein sequence MSMLQDVDRNQIASRRRMDFIFRILFVLSTSVGVLALMVLIVSIAADGLAKLQPELFTNYPSRRASQSGLKSAIVGTIYMLLLMAPISFVLGVGSAIYLEEYASKNRWTRLIQLNISTLAGVPSIVYGILGLTLFVRLFSLERSLMAGALTMTLLVLPIIIVSAQEAIRAVPKSRRDASFALGANKWQTVYRAVLPSAFPGILTGVILAMSRAIGETAPLVMIGALTFVAFLPSSVMDSFTVMPIQIFNWLSRPQEEFHQLAAAGIMVLLALLLLMNFSAILLRNKYSKHK, from the coding sequence ATGAGTATGCTGCAAGATGTCGATCGAAACCAAATCGCCAGCCGCCGGAGAATGGATTTCATATTCCGGATCCTGTTTGTATTAAGCACTTCGGTCGGCGTGCTGGCGTTAATGGTGCTTATTGTAAGTATTGCCGCTGACGGCTTGGCGAAATTGCAGCCGGAACTTTTTACGAACTATCCTTCGCGGAGAGCAAGCCAGTCCGGATTGAAATCGGCCATTGTCGGTACGATTTATATGCTGCTTCTTATGGCACCCATTTCGTTCGTTCTCGGAGTCGGTTCAGCTATTTACCTTGAGGAATACGCGTCAAAGAACCGCTGGACGCGCTTGATTCAGCTGAACATCAGTACGCTCGCAGGCGTTCCTTCCATTGTTTACGGCATTCTCGGATTAACCTTGTTCGTCCGCCTGTTCAGTCTGGAGCGCAGTCTGATGGCTGGCGCCCTTACGATGACGCTGCTTGTTCTGCCGATCATCATCGTTTCTGCGCAAGAAGCGATCAGGGCGGTGCCTAAATCCCGGCGCGACGCGTCGTTTGCGCTTGGAGCAAACAAATGGCAGACCGTTTACCGTGCGGTGTTGCCGTCTGCATTCCCTGGAATCTTAACCGGTGTCATCTTGGCCATGTCCCGGGCAATCGGAGAGACGGCTCCGCTCGTCATGATCGGTGCGTTGACCTTTGTCGCTTTCCTTCCGAGCTCCGTGATGGATTCGTTTACGGTTATGCCGATTCAAATCTTTAACTGGTTGTCCCGTCCTCAGGAAGAGTTCCATCAGCTTGCGGCTGCAGGGATTATGGTTCTGCTTGCGCTGCTTCTGCTCATGAATTTCTCCGCCATTCTGCTGCGGAATAAATATTCGAAACATAAATAA
- a CDS encoding ABC transporter substrate-binding protein has translation MKKKLFAAALLSVTAFSSITACSSGSTKDSSAGDSKSETVTLRMIESLTSPARTEVIKQMLTKFEEANPGIKVELISPPLESADNKIAQMLSSKADLDVMEVRDSTVKQFVTNNWVADLSADTANWADYKTLNNSAKLTANYIDNKPYYIPYGLYEKILFYRTDWFKEKGLEAPKTWEDLYQAAKKITDPSKNRYGYSFRGGKGADSYIVDMIRDYNGANTNPDDAMFLKNGSTIFSTPEAKQALENHLNIYKEGAPKDSLSWGFSEMVEGFQSGITGMLIQDPDVIDVVKQKMGEGTWSTAAIPAGSSGLTHFKVGAAGWGITSYSKHQAEAWKLVSFLSSPDQNKFFTQKTGLIPVHTTAAEDEYYKTGYYKPYMDMSADTAHYIPVKPETDYKGFGEWRNVIQQDTQLVILGKLSVDDALKKWDAYWLNEKKQGK, from the coding sequence TTGAAAAAGAAATTGTTCGCAGCAGCATTGTTGTCCGTTACAGCTTTCAGTTCCATTACAGCTTGCTCCAGCGGTTCGACCAAGGATAGTTCCGCAGGTGACAGTAAATCCGAGACGGTAACGTTAAGAATGATCGAAAGTTTGACAAGCCCTGCCCGCACGGAAGTCATCAAGCAAATGCTCACGAAATTCGAAGAGGCGAACCCGGGCATTAAAGTCGAATTGATTTCGCCGCCGCTTGAAAGTGCGGACAACAAGATTGCGCAAATGCTGTCCTCCAAAGCCGATCTGGACGTGATGGAAGTACGGGATTCGACCGTCAAGCAATTCGTCACCAACAATTGGGTTGCCGATTTGTCCGCCGATACGGCAAACTGGGCTGATTACAAAACGCTGAACAACAGCGCGAAGCTGACGGCCAACTATATTGACAACAAGCCGTACTACATACCCTACGGTCTGTATGAAAAGATTTTGTTCTATCGCACCGACTGGTTCAAAGAAAAAGGTCTTGAAGCGCCGAAAACGTGGGAAGACCTCTATCAGGCGGCGAAAAAGATTACCGACCCGTCCAAAAACCGTTACGGCTACTCCTTCCGGGGCGGCAAAGGCGCGGACAGCTATATCGTCGATATGATCCGCGACTACAACGGCGCGAACACGAATCCGGACGACGCGATGTTCCTGAAAAACGGCAGCACGATCTTCAGCACGCCGGAAGCGAAGCAGGCACTCGAAAATCACCTCAACATTTATAAAGAAGGCGCTCCTAAAGATTCGCTGAGCTGGGGCTTCTCCGAAATGGTGGAAGGGTTCCAATCCGGCATTACGGGCATGCTCATTCAGGACCCGGACGTTATTGACGTTGTGAAGCAAAAGATGGGAGAAGGAACGTGGAGCACGGCTGCAATCCCGGCAGGTTCTTCCGGCCTCACGCACTTTAAAGTCGGCGCTGCCGGATGGGGCATTACATCGTACTCCAAGCATCAAGCGGAAGCATGGAAGCTCGTTTCGTTCCTGTCGAGCCCGGATCAAAACAAATTCTTTACGCAAAAAACCGGCCTCATTCCGGTCCATACGACCGCTGCCGAAGACGAGTACTACAAAACGGGCTACTACAAACCGTACATGGACATGAGCGCGGATACCGCCCACTACATTCCGGTGAAGCCTGAAACGGACTACAAAGGCTTTGGCGAATGGCGCAATGTAATTCAGCAAGATACGCAGCTTGTCATTTTAGGAAAGCTCTCCGTAGACGACGCTCTGAAAAAATGGGATGCCTACTGGCTGAACGAGAAAAAGCAAGGCAAATAA
- the pstB gene encoding phosphate ABC transporter ATP-binding protein PstB — MQALIKIDNLKLFYGDFQALKNVNLEIPEKAITAFIGPSGCGKSTLLRTLNRMNDMIPGTRIEGSIKIANTDIYSSEVDVETLRKKVGMVFQQPNPFPKSIYDNIAYGPRLHGITKRQQLDEIVETSLRSAALWDEVKDHLKRSALSISGGQQQRLCIARALAVNPDILLMDEATSALDPISTLKIEELVQDLKERYTIVMVTHNMHQAARISDQTVFFLSGEVVEYSETEKLFSNPVDRRTEDYISGRFG, encoded by the coding sequence ATGCAAGCACTCATTAAGATCGACAATCTGAAACTGTTCTATGGTGATTTTCAGGCCTTGAAAAATGTGAACTTGGAAATCCCCGAGAAAGCCATTACCGCTTTCATCGGCCCATCCGGATGCGGAAAATCGACTTTGCTGCGAACGCTCAATCGAATGAATGATATGATTCCCGGCACAAGGATCGAAGGCAGCATCAAAATCGCCAATACCGATATTTATTCTTCCGAAGTGGATGTCGAAACGCTGCGGAAAAAAGTCGGCATGGTGTTCCAGCAGCCCAATCCGTTTCCGAAATCCATCTACGACAATATCGCATACGGCCCCCGGCTGCATGGCATTACAAAAAGACAGCAATTGGATGAAATCGTGGAAACCAGCCTGCGTTCCGCCGCTTTATGGGATGAAGTAAAGGATCATCTGAAGCGGTCGGCTTTAAGTATTTCCGGAGGCCAGCAGCAGCGGCTCTGTATTGCGCGCGCGCTCGCCGTCAACCCTGATATCCTTCTTATGGATGAAGCGACATCGGCGCTTGACCCTATATCTACCTTGAAAATCGAAGAGCTCGTCCAAGATCTGAAAGAGCGCTACACGATTGTTATGGTCACTCATAATATGCACCAGGCGGCGCGTATTTCCGATCAGACCGTTTTTTTCTTAAGCGGAGAAGTCGTTGAATATTCGGAAACCGAGAAACTGTTCTCCAACCCGGTCGACCGGCGGACGGAAGATTACATCAGCGGCCGCTTCGGTTAA
- the phoU gene encoding phosphate signaling complex protein PhoU, producing MIKRKELDEGLDQLRSMLLEMGEHVEGALTKSMEALQSLNADEAREIISADPALNRLEERITELGARLIATQQPVAKDLRRVLVAFKISTDLERMGDLSVDIAKVVLQMEGQTLIKPLNDLPRMAELAGTMVYESIQSYVNESVDLAYKMAKDDDTVDMLYSQIMRDLFTLVAEKPMGVSQSILLCLVGRYIERIADHATNIGENVTYLVTGHRPDLNA from the coding sequence ATGATCAAACGGAAAGAGTTGGATGAGGGTTTGGACCAGCTCCGCAGCATGCTGTTGGAAATGGGAGAGCATGTGGAAGGCGCGCTGACGAAGTCGATGGAGGCGCTTCAATCCTTGAACGCCGACGAAGCACGGGAGATTATTAGCGCCGATCCCGCTTTGAACCGGCTGGAGGAGCGGATTACGGAATTGGGGGCGAGGCTGATCGCGACGCAGCAGCCGGTCGCCAAAGATTTGCGGCGCGTTCTGGTCGCCTTCAAAATTTCTACGGATCTGGAGCGGATGGGGGATCTGTCCGTTGACATCGCCAAGGTTGTGCTGCAAATGGAAGGCCAGACGCTCATCAAGCCGCTCAATGACTTGCCGAGAATGGCCGAGCTTGCAGGAACGATGGTTTATGAATCCATCCAGTCATATGTAAACGAAAGCGTCGATCTGGCTTACAAAATGGCCAAAGACGACGATACGGTGGACATGCTGTACAGCCAAATTATGCGGGACTTGTTTACGCTCGTTGCCGAGAAGCCGATGGGCGTATCGCAGTCGATCCTGCTTTGCCTTGTAGGGCGTTATATCGAGCGGATCGCCGATCATGCGACCAATATCGGCGAGAACGTCACCTATCTTGTAACAGGTCACCGTCCGGATTTGAACGCGTGA
- a CDS encoding FadR/GntR family transcriptional regulator, which produces MKKIKKVQTHEMVSKEIKDYIQNNQLKKGDKLPSAEKIMATLGVGRSSIREAIRYLEALDVVEVLNGKGIFVKEPSLYQLSTKITIENEKSALLQLCEVRRGLEGIAVELAAVRATQEHLDEMWHYYELIGNTKGTESSIADMKFHQAIYKASDNIILQELIGSIWNTFVEFWRAPFGHNEFFHDSYPFHKSMVEAIEERNPQKAREEFNKMMDVMVRAINEFE; this is translated from the coding sequence ATGAAGAAAATTAAAAAGGTTCAGACACATGAAATGGTATCAAAGGAAATAAAAGACTATATTCAGAATAATCAACTGAAAAAGGGAGATAAGCTTCCATCCGCTGAGAAAATTATGGCGACGCTGGGCGTCGGAAGATCCTCGATCCGGGAAGCGATTCGTTATCTGGAAGCGCTCGACGTCGTCGAAGTGCTGAACGGAAAAGGAATTTTTGTAAAAGAACCGTCCCTGTACCAATTGTCGACCAAAATCACGATCGAGAACGAAAAATCGGCGCTTCTGCAGCTGTGCGAAGTTCGCAGAGGATTGGAAGGCATTGCGGTTGAACTGGCTGCTGTAAGAGCGACGCAGGAGCATCTGGACGAAATGTGGCATTATTACGAGCTGATCGGCAACACGAAAGGAACGGAGAGCTCCATTGCCGATATGAAGTTTCATCAAGCGATCTATAAAGCTTCCGACAACATCATTTTGCAGGAGCTCATCGGGTCGATTTGGAATACATTTGTCGAATTTTGGCGCGCTCCATTCGGACATAATGAATTTTTCCACGACAGCTATCCGTTTCACAAAAGCATGGTTGAGGCGATTGAGGAGCGGAACCCGCAGAAGGCAAGAGAAGAGTTTAATAAGATGATGGACGTGATGGTTAGAGCGATTAACGAGTTCGAGTAA
- a CDS encoding carbohydrate ABC transporter permease, whose amino-acid sequence MKNKVVSRLGTGSKVIVLGVWLLFMIFPLYWMIITSLKPKNEIFKFPLEYFPKHLSFENYANIFKISKFHVYIGNSLLVSLLSALIVLVVAILSSYVLARFTFRGNKQVMTGFFLTQMIPMFIGFGPLYSMMSSMGLLNKQGALVLIYSVLLIPFCTLMLKGFFQRIPASLEEAAMIDGCSRLSALFRIILPVMKPGISATFIFAFVQNWNELFLSIMFIDREEAKTIPVAMNSFITKFDIDWGSMSAATVLSIIPTVILFALCQRLIVQGLTDGAVKG is encoded by the coding sequence ATGAAGAACAAGGTCGTGAGCAGGCTTGGAACGGGTTCCAAAGTCATCGTGCTCGGCGTCTGGCTGCTGTTTATGATATTCCCGCTGTATTGGATGATCATTACGTCGTTAAAACCGAAAAACGAAATTTTCAAATTTCCGCTCGAATATTTTCCGAAGCATCTTTCGTTTGAAAACTACGCGAATATCTTCAAAATTTCGAAGTTTCACGTCTATATCGGCAACAGCTTGCTCGTATCGCTTCTGTCGGCTTTGATCGTGCTTGTCGTCGCCATACTGAGCAGCTACGTGCTGGCCCGCTTTACGTTCCGCGGAAACAAACAGGTTATGACCGGATTTTTTCTGACGCAGATGATTCCGATGTTTATCGGGTTCGGGCCTCTGTACAGCATGATGTCCAGCATGGGGCTGCTCAATAAGCAGGGCGCGCTCGTTCTTATTTATTCGGTGCTGCTCATTCCGTTTTGTACGCTGATGCTCAAAGGGTTTTTTCAACGGATTCCGGCCAGCCTTGAAGAGGCGGCGATGATTGACGGCTGCTCGCGGCTGTCCGCGCTGTTCCGCATCATTTTGCCGGTCATGAAGCCGGGCATATCCGCCACCTTTATTTTCGCCTTTGTGCAAAACTGGAACGAGCTGTTTCTTTCGATCATGTTCATCGACAGGGAAGAAGCGAAGACGATTCCCGTCGCGATGAATTCCTTTATTACGAAGTTTGATATCGATTGGGGATCGATGTCGGCGGCAACCGTATTGTCCATCATTCCGACGGTCATCCTGTTCGCCCTTTGCCAGCGGTTGATCGTACAGGGACTCACGGACGGCGCCGTAAAAGGTTAA
- a CDS encoding DUF3243 domain-containing protein produces MTKQNEIHPSASDKVHETISGMEQGKKDRILQSFDDFKSFLGNRIDLAKRIGLGEEQLAVAAEQIASYLAKNETPRNNEEKLLQELWKVGKEEERHKLAHMLVRLCQETNEPVIERS; encoded by the coding sequence ATGACGAAACAGAATGAGATCCATCCATCGGCATCTGATAAGGTGCATGAAACGATCAGCGGCATGGAGCAGGGCAAGAAGGACCGGATTCTGCAAAGCTTCGACGACTTTAAGAGCTTTCTCGGCAACCGGATCGATTTGGCCAAGCGGATCGGACTCGGAGAGGAACAGCTGGCGGTGGCCGCCGAGCAAATCGCTTCTTATTTGGCAAAGAACGAAACGCCGCGCAACAACGAGGAGAAGCTGCTTCAGGAATTGTGGAAAGTGGGCAAAGAGGAAGAGCGCCATAAGCTCGCTCATATGCTCGTAAGACTTTGTCAGGAAACGAATGAACCGGTTATCGAACGATCCTGA
- a CDS encoding methyl-accepting chemotaxis protein, giving the protein MPATAVFNRGETEHDAIGPDLRAAPVVAPDSPSRDAHQLFQQHAGTEAVVICAADNKPKSLLMRNKFYSRLGTLYGSSLYFEKPVMLLADEGALILEADTPLPELIDLALGREEERLYDAVVITDGGRFKGIVTVADLLKRSRIMQVEARGSQRRMAERTSGLLTAIEEDVKRVAAAARQGADSARSMRAATEQGRQQLDHAAEAFGNIWTHAGNQQREMDRLEQTAHSVTGISAVITELAGRCNLLALNATIEAARAGEAGRSFAVVANEIRQLADQTERSALQITGLIADIESAVAKAIAASGRGKEEAERTRPTVNAAKDLFGELSVAALQSGSVMDQINRFAAEAEARADGAMTELSRLMAELEKGKV; this is encoded by the coding sequence ATGCCGGCTACAGCCGTATTTAACCGTGGCGAGACAGAACATGACGCGATCGGACCGGATCTCAGAGCGGCGCCGGTTGTTGCGCCGGACTCCCCTTCACGCGATGCGCACCAATTGTTTCAGCAGCATGCCGGAACCGAAGCGGTTGTCATTTGCGCGGCGGACAACAAGCCAAAGTCGCTTCTGATGCGGAACAAATTTTATTCCCGGCTTGGAACGTTATACGGCAGCTCGCTTTACTTCGAGAAGCCGGTTATGCTGCTGGCCGATGAGGGCGCCCTTATTCTGGAAGCGGACACGCCGCTGCCGGAGCTGATCGATCTTGCGCTCGGACGCGAAGAAGAGCGGCTGTATGATGCGGTCGTCATTACCGATGGCGGTCGGTTCAAGGGGATTGTGACGGTTGCTGATCTGCTCAAGCGCTCCCGGATCATGCAGGTAGAAGCGCGCGGCAGCCAGCGGCGGATGGCCGAGCGAACGTCCGGCCTGCTGACGGCGATTGAAGAAGACGTGAAACGCGTAGCGGCTGCGGCCAGGCAAGGAGCGGACTCGGCGCGGTCGATGAGAGCGGCGACCGAGCAGGGCAGACAGCAGCTTGATCATGCAGCGGAAGCGTTCGGCAACATCTGGACCCATGCCGGAAACCAGCAGCGTGAGATGGACCGATTGGAGCAGACGGCACACTCGGTTACCGGCATTTCCGCCGTCATTACGGAGCTGGCCGGACGCTGCAACCTGCTTGCGCTCAACGCGACGATTGAGGCGGCGCGAGCGGGCGAGGCCGGACGAAGCTTTGCGGTCGTGGCCAATGAAATCCGGCAGCTGGCCGATCAGACTGAGCGTTCGGCGCTGCAAATAACCGGGCTTATCGCCGATATCGAAAGCGCGGTTGCGAAGGCGATCGCAGCAAGCGGGCGTGGAAAAGAAGAAGCGGAGCGCACCCGGCCGACTGTAAATGCAGCGAAGGACCTCTTTGGCGAGCTGTCCGTGGCCGCATTGCAAAGCGGCAGCGTAATGGATCAAATCAATCGATTCGCCGCGGAGGCCGAAGCCCGCGCCGATGGGGCGATGACGGAACTCAGTCGGCTCATGGCGGAGCTGGAGAAGGGGAAAGTATAA